A part of Oncorhynchus gorbuscha isolate QuinsamMale2020 ecotype Even-year linkage group LG09, OgorEven_v1.0, whole genome shotgun sequence genomic DNA contains:
- the tent4a gene encoding LOW QUALITY PROTEIN: terminal nucleotidyltransferase 4A (The sequence of the model RefSeq protein was modified relative to this genomic sequence to represent the inferred CDS: deleted 1 base in 1 codon), with protein sequence MDPRVAWIQPEQKGPANAFWMQVWETSQVRANSGQHLHNNQNYNLHLNSPALDVYKHVAAKGNSMCTNTGLSSSSHHGISKGTTSNHGTAFSSFGVTLPNGPVPNSLTPSNAYGVTTDLGDSKMPQKTGSLSSLSSVESITDSTSSNRSLGKISGGNVTVNMNKNAGGVNLLFNFSESMHNNVNQYHHQRHHQHHPQYNFQQNCVKRHPTHPPASLNNHTHHPGRRKSDNKASTYGMNYLLSNYGNYVSSETGTPWKTRKYSPGVDGLHEEVVDFYNFMSPRPEEAAMRKEVVDRIETVIKELWPTADVQIFGSFSTGLYLPTSDIDLVVFGKWECPPLQQLEQALRKHNVAEPFSIKVLDKATVPIIKLTDQETEVKVDISFNVETGVKAAFFIKDYTRRFPVLPYMIFVLKQFLLQRDLNEVFTGGISSYSLILMVISFLQLHPRIDASNPNINLGILLIEFFELYGRHFNYLKTGIRVKNGGAYMAKEDMMKVMTNGYRPSMLCIEDPLMPGNDVGRSSYGAMQVQQVFDYAYIVLSHAVSPLARSYPNKDIDSALGRIIKVTQEVIDYREWIMTKWGGRHLARMESQGSLLDQDPAGCVLGVGVEEQRDSVSPHSADSPMSLSSPHQHSSASSVSSLSGSDNDSDSTPPALPLYPFQALGMTLPLGLALGKAGINQHHLIMSPGSQACMSLPGALTMHSLPGRQNGPKCQMKGFHNPAVVHSPALANRAHTHPLTHAHTHSHTQYRNTWRRRKRDSLPVSLSR encoded by the exons AGGTACGAGCGAACTCCGGTCAGCATCTTCATAATAATCAGAACTACAACCTGCATTTGAATTCTCCAGCGTTGGACGTTTATAAACATGTTGCGGCAAAGGGCAATAGCATGTGCACCAACACTGGTCTGAGCAGCAGCAGCCATCACGGTATTTCAAAAGGCACTACTTCTAACCACGGCACTGCGTTCTCCTCCTTCGGGGTAACGTTACCGAACGGACCCGTACCGAACTCATTGACCCCGTCCAACGCTTACGGGGTAACGACAGATTTGGGAGACAGTAAAATGCCCCAAAAGACGGGATCTCTATCGTCCTTGTCTTCAGTGGAATCCATAACGGACAGCACATCTTCAAACCGCTCTTTGGGAAAGATTAGTGGTGGCAATGtaactgtaaatatgaataaaaacgCTGGCGGTGTCAATCTGTTATTTAACTTCAGTGAAAGTATGCATAATAATGTCAACCAATACCACCATCAAAGGCACCATCAGCATCATCCTCAGTACAATTTCCAACAGAATTGTGTGAAGCGTCACCCGACTCACCCGCCTGCATCCCTAAATAACCACACTCACCATCCAGGCCGAAGGAAAAGTGACAACAAGGCGAGCACCTATGGGATGAATTACCTTCTTTCTAACTATGGCAACTATGTTAGTTCGGAGACTGGGACGCCTTGGAAGACGAGGAAATACAGCCCCGGTGTTGATGG tctCCATGAGGAGGTGGTGGACTTCTACAACTTCATGTCTCCCCGACCAGAGGAGGCTGCTATGAGGAAGGAGGTGGTCGACAGGATCGAGACTGTCATCAAGGAGCTGTGGCCTACTGCCGAC GTGCAGATATTTGGCAGCTTCAGCACTGGACTCTACCTCCCTACAAG TGACATAGACCTGGTGGTGTTTGGGAAGTGGGAATGTCCCCCGTTGCAGCAGTTGGAACAGGCCCTCCGGAAACACAACGTGGCGGAACCTTTCTCCATCAAAGTGCTGGACAAAGCTACA GTGCCAATCATCAAGCTGACTGACCAGGAGACTGAAGTCAAAGTGGACATCAGCTTCAACGTGGAGACTGGAGTCAAAGCTGCTTTCTTTATCAAGGACTACACCCGG AGGTTTCCCGTGCTGCCTTACATGATCTTTGTGCTGAAGCAGTTTCTGCTCCAGAGAGATCTGAACGAGGTGTTCACCGGAGGAATCAGCTCTTACAGCCTCATCCTGATGGTCATCAGCTTCCTCCAG CTCCACCCAAGGATTGATGCCAGCAACCCCAACATCAACCTTGGCATTCTGCTGATTGAGTTCTTTGAGCTTTATGGGCGCCATTTTAACTACCTGAAGACAGGCATCCGCGTCAAGAAC GGGGGGGCCTACATGGCCAAGGAGGACATGATGAAGGTTATGACCAATGGCTACAGGCCCTCCATGCTCTGTATAGAGGACCCACTGATGCcag gtaaCGACGTTGGCAGGAGTTCGTACGGAGCCATGCAAGTCCAGCAGGTGTTTGACTACGCTTACATCGTTCTCAGTCATGCCGTGTCACCACTCGCACGCTCCTACCCAAACAAGGACATTGACAG CGCTTTGGGTAGGATAATCAAGGTGACACAGGAAGTGATTGACTACAGGGAGTGGATCATGACGAAGTGGGGGGGCAGGCACCTCGCCCGTATGGAGAGCCAGG GTTCCCTCCTGGATCAGGACccagcagggtgtgtgttgggTGTAGGTGTGGAGGAGCAGAGGGACTCTGTTTCCCCTCACAGTGCAGACTCTCCCATGTCCCTTTCCAGTCCTCACCAACactcctcagcctcctctgtctcttcactgTCTGGGTCAGACAAC GACTCTGATTCGACACCCCCGGCGCTGCCCCTCTACCCCTTTCAGGCTTTGGGTATGACTCTACCCCTGGGCCTGGCACTGGGCAAGGCTGGCATCAACCAGCACCACCTCATCATGTCCCCTGGCTCACAG gCGTGTATGTCTTTGCCCGGTGCCCTGACGATGCACTCTTTACCTGGCAGACAG aACGGTCCCAAGTGTCAGATGAAAGGCTTCCACAATCCAGCCGTGGTCCACAGTCCCGCCCTGGCCAACCGTGCACACACCCACCCTctcacacacgcccacacacactctcatacacAGTACCGCAACACCTGGCGGCGTCGGAAGAGGGACAGCTTACCAGTTAGCCTGAGCAGATAA